In the Gossypium arboreum isolate Shixiya-1 chromosome 10, ASM2569848v2, whole genome shotgun sequence genome, one interval contains:
- the LOC108488916 gene encoding auxin-responsive protein SAUR50-like has product MGIKKSNKLPQTTAIKQIMKKCSLGKKEGYGHQGSLPDDVPKGHFVVYVGENRSRYIIPISWLAHPEFQILLQRAEEEFGFTHDAGLRIPCEEVIFRSLTAMIR; this is encoded by the coding sequence ATGGGTATCAAGAAATCAAATAAACTACCTCAAACGACAGCTATCAAGCAGATTATGAAAAAGTGTTCTTTGGGGAAGAAAGAAGGGTATGGTCATCAAGGAAGCCTCCCTGATGATGTACCTAAAGGCCATTTTGTTGTATATGTTGGTGAAAACAGAAGCAGATACATAATCCCAATATCATGGTTGGCTCACCCTGAGTTTCAAATCTTGCTTCAGCGAGCTGAAGAGGAGTTCGGGTTTACCCACGATGCCGGCCTTAGAATCCCTTGTGAAGAAGTCATTTTCCGGTCTCTAACAGCCATGATTAGATGA
- the LOC108487215 gene encoding peptidyl-prolyl cis-trans isomerase Pin1-like has protein sequence MSSSSPANQVRASHILIKHQGSRRKASWKDPEGRVISSTTRDAAVSQLKALRDDITSGNAKFGEVASRHSDCSSAKRGGDLGPFGRGQMQKPFEDATYSLNIGEISDIVDTDSGVHIIMRTG, from the exons ATGTCTTCTTCATCGCCCGCCAATCAAGTGAGGGCTTCTCACATCCTCATCAAGCACCAAGGCTCCCGCCGTAAGGCCTCTTGGAAGGATCCTGAAGGTCGCGTAATCTCCAGCACTACCCGAGATGCCGCCGTCTCACAGCTCAAAGCCCTCCGTGACGACATCACTTCTGGCAACGCTAAGTTCGGTGAGGTTGCCTCTCGCCACTCCGATTGCAGCTCCGCTAAACGCGGCGGGGATCTTG GTCCTTTTGGTCGAGGCCAGATGCAAAAGCCATTTGAGGATGCAACATATAGCCTTAATATTGGTGAGATAAGTGACATCGTGGATACTGATAGCGGAGTTCACATCATTATGAGAACAGGTTGA
- the LOC108489611 gene encoding 60S ribosomal protein L8-3 produces the protein MGRVIRAQRKGAGSVFKAHTHHRKGPARFRSLDFGERNGYLKGVVTDVIHDPGRGAPLARVVFRHPFRYKKQKELFVAAEGMYTGQFVYCGKKATLVVGNVLPLRSIPEGAVVCNVEHHVGDRGVFARASGDYAIVISHNPDNDTTRIKLPSGSKKIVPSGCRAMIGQVAGGGRTEKPLLKAGNAFHKYRVKRNCWPKVRGVAMNPVEHPHGGGNHQHIGHASTVRRDAPPGQKVGLIAARRTGRLRGQAAATAAKADKA, from the exons ATGGGTCGAGTCATCCGAGCTCAACGTAAGGGTGCTGGTTCCGTCTTCAAGGCCCACACCCACCACCGCAAGGGTCCTGCTCGTTTCCGCAGCCTCGACTTCGGTGAACGAAATGGCTACCTCAAGGGTGTTGTCACCGATGTCATCCACGACCCTGGCCGTGGCGCTCCTTTAGCCCGTGTTGTCTTCCGTCACCCTTTCCGTTACAAGAAGCAGAAGGAACTTTTCGTTGCCGCCGAGGGTATGTACACTGGACAGTTCGTCTATTGTGGTAAGAAGGCTACTCTTGTGGTCGGAAATGTATTGCCTCTTAGATCTATCCCTGAAGGAGCTGTCGTTTGCAACGTCGAGCATCATGTCGGTGATCGTGGGGTTTTCGCTAGGGCTTCTGGTGATTACGCTATTGTTATTAGTCACAACCCTGATAACGACACCACCAG GATCAAGCTTCCATCTGGTTCGAAGAAGATTGTTCCAAGTGGTTGTCGTGCCATGATTGGGCAGGTTGCTGGAGGTGGTAGGACTGAGAAACCTCTGCTTAAGGCTGGTAATGCTTTCCACAAGTATAGAGTGAAGAGGAACTGCTGGCCTAAGGTTCGTGGTGTGGCTATGAACCCAGTTGAGCATCCCCACGGAGGTGGTAACCATCAACACATTGGTCATGCTAGTACAGTTAGACGTGATGCTCCACCTGGACAAAAGGTTGGTCTTATTGCTGCAAGGAGGACTGGTAGGCTCAGAGGACAAGCTGCTGCCACTGCTGCCAAGGCCGATAAGGCTTAA